cgctgtgATAATcctagaattcttttttttatggaataggaggacaaacgagcgtacgggtcacctggtgttaagtgatcactgccgcccacattttcttgcaacaccagaggaatcacaagagcgttgccggcctttaaggatggtgtacgcgctttttttgaaggtacccatgtcgtatcttcccggaaacaccgcacaaggaagctcgttccacagcttcgtagtacgaggaagaaagttccatgaaaaccgcactgtggagaaccgccacacatccagatggtggggatgagaTCCTAACTTGTTATTCGGaaagttttcaaatataagcctttattctAATCAAATGACAATGTTTGGTAGAAAATtttagaatgatctagaaatttttgaatatgaaaaaattgtatctaaaataacaaataactaTACAATATAGAATGACCCAGAGAGGCGGGTATTCACAGcttgtatttatataacatcccggagtgacaataacatattatGGCAACAAACTTGGTTGTCATCTTGAAtctcagttcgtaaaggggctttgacatgggaagaagtgataagaaactcccagcccaacTTTTCAATCACGCAATAACAAAATTGCTTAGCCCACCTATAACAAATACTATACAATTTAGATGAACTGCGCTGAACCAGTCAAGAAGCatgcattaataataattaatatgttacttAATCTGCCATACTacagtaagccttctttgtcaaagacgcttcaatatatttcttaatttcGCTGAGTGAGGTAGTTCTTACTGCTCATATGTAACGCAAAAATATCACCGTGTACATTTCTCTCTAAACATGGCCGCTCCAACATAGCAGTAGGTAAGTACGCTTCAGATATATCGAATTGCAATTTAAAGAGCCGTCTTTGTAAGCTACGTGAACGAATAGAATTCACaatttttattgcaataaaataatcttttccATGTTTAGAACTTTTGAACACAAAACTTGTTGAAGTATAATGCAATGCGAAGGAGAAAAATGAAGGGAAATCATCAATAACTCGACACAAAGCAGTTTTTGTTTCCAGTCATTACTGGTGCTTCCAACGGATGTAATGCCATATAAACTATAAGTATTAACCAGTGTGGTTTCTATATTGGTAGCTTGTAGTTTGTTACTGAAGAAAACGCCATATTTATCTTCGCCACAGGTCTTTCCTTTCAGAGGAATCATTGTCAAAAACTCTTCCTTAGCCGACATGTCATTGAATACCATTCGAATAAAAATACACAGTTGGGCGGTCTCTGTCACATTGATTAATTCATCGAACTGTAGAGAaaagtatgtacctacctacctacattccatgatattatgttttattttatgtgcCATCTCCTGACCCATTACTTCAACACCCCTCGTAACAGTTGGCCGAGAGAACTGAAGTTCTCTAATAGCAGCCTTAATCTCTGTTTTATTCTTAAAATCTCCAAAAAAGGTCTCACTTGCTTTAAAAATGCTTCCTTCACAAGCAATCCATCATCAAATGGTTTCTTGTGTTTCGCCAATATATGAGATATTTTAAGTCACGCGATCGTTGCACCTTTTGAGTTTTAATTGTTTAGTTGGTCTAGTGAACTTCTTGTGGAAGTCTTGTGTCTTGCGCACGGCAAATGACACAAATCGTTTAccatacaaaagaaaaattCTTCCTCCTAGtcgtaattaaaattatatgttttaCTTTTCGCCGCAGTACTCATTTTGGACTATTTATCAATAAACTTTGTATTAACGTATCGCCTTCAAGTTACAACTCAAACTGATTCCTATTTATATCGGCGCGAACAGTCTCGAATTTTCccgtcaaacaaaaataaaggcTAAAACAGGTTAGAAAAATCAGCGGGCATAAAAAATGCGGCTTTTCTTTGACAAGTACAGTGCGTTCCTTTGATAAAGCCGCCTTATGCCGCTAGCAGGGTATTATTATCTGTGAATAAATAAGTCTTTATCGgattttttttctcgagatcgactcaaaaagcacaaAAGCATCGACAGGTCGAGCGCGACCgatcgtttgagcacccctgcacTACATCAACAAACAAGACCTGTCAGCCGAACAACACCAGAGATGTACAGaaaaagtaaacaattttttaagagTAAGCTTGTAAATTATCAACATAATTAACAACAACTGGTAGACTgcttatgaatgaatgaaaactttattaattacaaacacaaaccacacagaataatacaactaaaaaagacttagaggtaaaaaaataattaaaaacttatagcataaaaatatacaaatcattaaaaaaaacaaatgtatccttgatattatagtgattatcttaatttaaaagtactgtgtagcagttattgttatcaaaaggaactgactcagctgcattggaataataccaacacagcgctgattttcagcagcccccaggtgacccattgagtaactaatattgttaaaaaataaatttagttttattaaaggttccataatattatttttaatgatgataatttgaaattaggttctcagaatattacataaatatacatacataaatattaaaataatagcaattttagaattatttgcagaaacaaactaaaacttcgatcccattatgtatattaataagatatatctAACTATGTAGGACTTATGCACACAATTTGTGAGCAgatacttaataattcaaatagacataaggatgagatttttaacttttttctggAAAGTTCCAATAGTTTTCAAATTGCGAAACGGTGGTAGTatatcattccagcacttggtggcactGTACCTAAAACTTCCTCTAAAAGAGGCGGAATGATGGAGTGGGACTGACAGGACATTGAATGCGaaccttgtttcaaaatttaactgGCTGCGCTGACCTTACCATTCCaatttactatataaatattttggcgtttttgtcttaataatatcaaaaagaaGCGTGGCTAAATGAAGCCGTCTACGagcatccatatttaaaatatttgcttctTTGAGGTATGGCAAAATGTGTTGTCGGGCCGGAATATCCCAGCAAAAACGAGCACATGCATTTTGTACTCTTTGTATTGACTTTCTTGTTCTGCCAAGCAGCCTCAGACCATACACTGTATAGGTATAGTTAAACTTGGATAGAACAAGAGCCTCACAAAGACGTATGCGCAATTCTGTGGTTATAAATGGTCTAATTTggtacaaaacttttaatctaTAAAGCTTTTGAAAATgactttatttatatgcttCTCAAATCTTAAGGATTCATCCATTATCAACCCAAGATTGCGAGCTTCTTGTACGCGTTCGATATGCTTATCATTAATGAGTAGTCTTACATTGAATTCATTAATTCTAAGCCGTTACAATTGCCgaagatcataaattttgttttattcggGTTTAAAATCAGTGAGCTTTTTTCAGACCACATGAATAAGACAACAGATTTCATGAAGATcagcatttataatatctattgccTGTTGGGCTTCGTGTGGcggaaaagaaaaatatagcTGTATATCATCAGCGTAGATTTGATAATTgcagtgttttatttttttaattatgtctgcaatatatataataaaaataaggggccCTAAAATAGAGCCCCGAGGAACTCCCCTCGTTATAGTGCCACGTTCTGAAAATTTTGTGTTACCCTGCTCATCTATCACTCAGACCGTCTGTGTTCTATTAGTGAGATAGCTTTCAAACTACTTTATACTATTTTCACTAAAACCATAGTAGGAAAGTaggagatttatatttaaagtttcaaaaGCACGTGAAAAATCAAgaagtattaaaattgttacttttattttcTCTTGCGCTGccaaaatattatctactacgtcAATGAGGGCCGTAGTTGTGCTTCGCTGTTTTCTGAAACCAGATTGGTCATCCGGTAGTATATTTTGAGTTTCTAAGTAACTCATCAATACAAATAGCGTTCGACTTGAGCTCTTTTATAGCCATAAGAGTAGCATTTTTGTCAACAGTCATAAAGTCAAAAGTAGAGTTACCGAAACGGTGAAACTCAAAATACGTAAGAGTTGATAATGTTACTAGATTAGTTCCAGGGATATTCAAAAAGTGAGAAATTATTTTAGCTTAGGCCTTCACTGCTAATTATAATAGCAGTGATTAACAATAAACCTCTAATTCCTCCACACAAGAGAGAACTTAAGAAAAACTTagaataaaacaacaatttaaaattatgactataattttcttagatttagagggataataattattagaagcCATTACTCAGTCCTTAATTGTTCCAGAGTATGAAGTACTCAAAGTACAATAcaatggaaataaataaaatacacttaaaataaaaaaaatagttaattagtaaaaaataattagtgtCAAGAACTTTCATACCAATAAAGCACAAAGAAATAAAGTAACTTTATCCTAAAAAAGTGAACATTCTCTGTATTCATGTTCATTGAAAATTAATGTTTCATAGCAGTAGAAGAAATTATTTAAGTAGAGCAGTTCTTGCAGTATCAGTATTTTGCATGGATAATTACATTaatcataatgtaggtattaagttataactcAGATCATATTGTAACTGTTAAAGGCAAACtatagttagttagttatttaGCACCACCAGATAGTTCTGGTGGTGCTAAAATCATTCAATCTCTTAcatgtcaataaaaataaatacatatattccaATCTTAGACAACAATCATAAATAAAACCAAACAAAATATGTAGTTATACAAGTCAATTCAATTGGCACTTTCACAAGCATCCACCCAATCATTATAAACATCTATAGGTTCAGAGAGAACATTTGTTGTTGTTTGGTATTCTTCTAGGCAGACCCGACACACTATCCGTGCTGCGTTCCTTGCTCGATCCCTGTCAAGgttaataaaatcattaatttgtaAGTTACATTGACTTATAGCAATGGAAATGCCTTTACTGCAGAAATTCTATattttaagagaaatattttcaaatttatcaTTACACAATATTTGTCAGGGATTTATCCCATGATACAAAAGTTATGCaaactaaaaacatttattaatgcAAATTAAACCTTACCACCTTAATTTGAGTACAATTGATAAAGCTATATAAAAAAGCAATGAGCCCAGTGGTTATTCTAAGTAGTAGAGTCTGAATTATATGCATTTGCTTAATTAAGCCATGGTTCAGTTTcttacaaaatttaatgttttatgtgAGGCTCAATACACATtccaaaaatgaaaatgtacTACAAGTGCTACATTTTGTTTAGtgaatcatattttaaaatatattgacaataaaaaaagagttacaGGTGTACTTTTTGACATGACCAGGGCATTTGACTATGTTGACCAtgatatattgttaaataaatgttatcaaTATGGTTTAAGTGGAATTACTTTGTACTGGCTacaaacttatattaaaaatagaaaacaatgtGTTGATATAATAAACTCTGGACAAAATGGTTTATGAATCCAAGTGTACTTATTCAAATTCAGGTGTACCACAGGGCAGCATTCTAGGGCCCTTGCTGTGTTTCttctatatataaatgatttaccaaaTTCTACATCACGAAAATGCATAATTTTTGCGGACGACGTTTCTCTTCTAATACCTAACCTTAACCCATcaataaataatgacaaaattgtaaaagatgaaatcttaacaattataaattggaTGGAAAGAAACAAACTAAgtgtaaatattgaaaaaaccaaaataattcaatttagtaAGAAGAACACGaatcataatatgttttaaGAGTATAAGTTATCAAGGTAAATTGATTGAAGAAGTCCCTACTATAAAATTCCTTGGTATCagtatagataaaaatttaGATTGGAAGGCTCATATAGAATCACTAGTTAAGGATACATAAATTTGTCCTTGCTCCTAGGCGAACCAGAAAGACTATATCAAAAGAAGCTGCAATCATTGCCTATCATGGCTATATAGTATCTATAATTAGGTATGGAATCTTGCTATGGAGTAACTCtacaaacataaacaaaatattactggCTCAAAAGAGATGTATAAGAGCTATGGCTGGTATAGGGCCCTTCGGTAGCTGCAGAcctctatttttacatttaaacataATGACTGTTACCGAAATTTACGTACTAGAGGCTAGCttatttgttaagaaaaattcaaatctaTTCACTCGCATGGGCGAATTATTTGTTTCCATCGCGTGACCCTACGAGACTTCGAGTACCCCACATTAGACCCACTTTGTACCAAAAAAACTCATGCTgagtagaaatatttaataaattaccaaaagaaataagagaggagacagtgttaaacagattttaatataacactattaaaaaaatattgtttttactcaataaatgaatattatcaaacgaaccaatactatttttaccaataaaattatattttgttgtgattatttttactacattatctcctagcatttcatttattattgtaaatgtgtattgtagggtcttttagtaggctttacgttgattaaattaaatgtagcagtaattattgattgcgttaggtttataatagtgtgaagtgaaaaatatttgcatgtctgtcaagacgaaacatgtctctcttaaatttgtaacgacTTTACTTGTGGTTAATGTTTCTgtcaaataaagaactttgactttagCGCTAATTGCAAATATTCTGTAAAATCTAAAGATCATATTCATAGAAGACATAGTAtcgctatatttacaatattttcggCGCATTCAGAAGCTGCACAACTTTTGTTATAGTACAATAAAAAGAGAATTCTCTTCTCTCTTTATTGCACTTATTGCGATCTGTTGGTAATTTGAAACAATGAGCAACACTTTTGTCTGCTTGCGCTGGGATTTAATTTTTACGTGAGAGTTTGCTACCCATTGGCCTCAATTGTTGGTTGTTCTATTCAAAACGTGTTATCAAGCTAATCACACTATGTCTCCTTAGTCGAGTGAACTGAACACAGTCGCTGTTGATCAGGGCCGAGGCCAATATGTTGGGGTGATTCGAAATATCTTTGGagatgattttttatttcatcttttacTGTAGGGAATCCTAGATCTAGGTGCATATGTCTATTGCTGATATACCATGGTATCTTATATATATCATTCTGATAACTTTGGATTGAAAACGCtccattatatttatgtttgtttcagcCGCTGTGTCCCAGATCTGCACTCCATACGTCCAGACCGGTTTGAGTATACTTTTATAAACACAGAGTTTCTGAACTTGGAAAGTCTTAGCTGTTAGCCCAGGAGCCAGTTCATCTGTCTGTATTTTAGAATCAAGCTGCATTCTCGTGGTACAAATATGCTTCCGCCATGTCAATCTGCGGTCTAAGTGCAGGTGACCTTCTAAGCGCGAAGGTAACGTTTAGAGATTTTTCTGCAGTAGTTTTGATTCTCCATTTTTGGTACCATTTTGACACGAGGTCAAGACTTTCATGCAGATGACTGGCAATGATTTCGTTGCAATGCGTTGCTAATATAGCTGTGTCGTCCGCAAATGTTCCCGTTTCTGTGTTGTCAGTTGTTGGTAAGTCTGCTGTGAATATGAGGTACAGGGCCAAGCTGAACCTACCAACTGATCCTTGTAATATTCCAGATTGTATCTTGCACAGTGCAGAAACAGCATTATGGAGTTGAACTTCAAAGCACCTGTCTGTTAGGTAGGATTTTAAGTGCAAATATATTGTGAGGATGGTATTTTTTGAGTTTAAATAGGAGTCCACCGTGCCAAACCTTGTTGAACGCCTGACTGATGTCCAGAAACGCCACTGtgcaataacatttattttgtaatactcGAAAGGTGACATGGGGTATTCACAGTTCTATGAGATTGTTCGATTGTGGCATGGTGCTCACAGAATCCAAACTGGTGATTAGGAATTTTTTGTGTAAGGTTTGGGTTTTAGTCTCGCCAGTAGCACTTTTTCAAAAAGCTTCGACAAAATTGGCAGTAGACTTATTTGCCTGTAAGATATTGGCTCAATTAGGGGTTTTCCTGGCTTAGGTATCATAATAAATTGGGCGATTTTCGATTGGCCGGGGTAGTATGCTGATCGCAATATTGCgttgaataaatatgtaatcAACACAATAGGTCTGCAGGgcaataataaaatgatttattaatggGACGGCAGAACTTGTGCCAGAAAATATAAGTGCTAACATGTTCAGAACACACCCAAGTTCAAATTCTGCCCTCAGTGGATGTGGAGCTATTATTATcgactaataaaaatattttgaatgatcAAAGACACAAAATTACTACTGAACATTTGGAACAATACTttttgtgtttaaaaaaatattaaataaggtTACCTGTAATTGTCTAACAATGTTGTACTAATTGTATGATGATTTTggaatatacaaaaattaacttacttttttttctttttgttccttaaacttatcatttaatGTTGCATATTCTGTTCGattttgtgtatatttaaaGCATATTTCAGGTTTTTATGTTGTATATAATCCAGTCCCTACTAATGAGACGTAATGTTATTACTAcattagatattattaataaattatgtcaTTGAATTCACAGTCCCATTAccaattaataatatcttaatgaAATATTCACAAATTATATATGTTACTTATTAATCTTGTTTATTAATAGAGCCAACCATTCATGTAatgtatcgttataaaattgttgtttgctttgttcgactctcaggttgtggcttcatctacaggatctactttacagttgataacctgctcaaacccaatatttgcatattaggaaattgactttagatgttgtcttgtaaatctaaacaatatctcatgtttttaaagtgataacccttctaggatttatacacaaataaaatttgaaaattttatgaacgatgcgggactagaatccacaacctccggcgttccgtgccggtgtcTAACCAACtgatccaaccgttcgagtattgtatcgttataaaatcttgtttgctttgatcaactttcaggttgtggcttcatctacaggatctactttacagttgataacctgctcaatatgTGTGATACCTTTAAGGTAAGAAGTAGTGTCTTTATGTTGGCTGTGGTTTAaccatacaaaatatatacaggaACTTAAATTGATTTATGCCCCTAAAGTACTTGTCGGGGCCTTAGTCCTTACAATTATTAATCTAGTCCACATTTAATAAATGAACAcccaacaaataaaaatattttactcacATTTTTACTTCACAAGATTTTTCGTGATTGCAAAAGGGGCAGTTAAACTGTTGATCAAGTGGTTCTATTGCTTTTCGTTTTGGGGGTGGCTTCCTTTTCGATTTGCGTCGTCCCATTGCTTAAAAAAGTTCAATTATTGCTTTAAGGATCATTTAACATCTAACTCATATCTAACATTCTGAACATTTCATGAGTCATGACTATTAAGATTTTCTTTGCGGTAATCAAAGTGGTAATACAGTAATATATGTAGTAAGTTTTTACCTGGTGTTGGGCCTAATCAACTAGAAAAAAAGGTTAtgtcatttaattaaaaatggataTCTAGAATAACGTAAAAGCTTTCAATCAGTTAAATAATGGAGTTAATGAATAAATCATAAAGCGTACTTAGGGAAGGActagaattttataatatattctactcTTCTATTAGGtacataacattaaattatgttTCGAATATAAggaatttaatttgtttatttttaaaccgcaaattacaatattgatttcattgtttgtttatccatcaaattttttttttgtttattcgtCCAATAGAAagataggcaaagggtttagGCCCATACAGCCTAAATAGATTATCATACTCgattataaataggtatgtactTTGTTTGTGTCTTACTTACCGTTGGTAGATTTATTTCAACTTTAacttaagtaggtacctacccaCTCATACACATCATCTAAAACATGTTATTATATCTACCTACCTACAGATAttcaaaattgaatattttgaactGGCAGCTTCACGtgataaatacatatttaactattgattttttttccaGGTtagaatcctggtaggtgcaattTTAGCGTATAAGAATGTAAATGTAACTTGGGTCAGTACCTTAGTCAGAAAAACACTAACACTTTTTCGCTAATTATAACACGCCACACATATGTATGTTCCGATAGGCACTGCGGTCTGCGAGCAcagcacagtgctatcactgtagaaaaattcgttccgttatgtaCTGCCAGTATACGATCagaaaccactcgagtgcctaatgttttataaacactacctacagtttaatctcaaataattttaatttgacagtactccaataACAGttatttaatgaactagaaaactttaatacactcatttgaatgttgCGTCAAAAATGCGGCTGAGAGTATACGGGAtagcgttccgttttaaatagtaaccagtataactggccaTAACGGAACGGCTTCACAATATACTAAATTGAcatcacactgtacagtggtcgcagtgcatatcggaacataccctaaaaTATAAAGCACGAACactgataatatatataagtactaCATTAATCACACAATacaatacaacaaaatacaatactttagaaattaattaacaagattattaataagaaaattactGCAAAGAGATGCGTGAGTTTATACATTCAATGGTTAAAATCGAATGACATTCAAGCATTTCTATATGATCATATCACTAAAAATATTCTAACCTACCCGCAGTATTTCAGATTATTTGGTCCTGGTACACGTATACCGGCtctgtcataaaataataaatataattattttgtatgagtGTGATGAATATCTGAATGTTCTGTATTCAAGTGTAATGACTGATTGTTttaataggtatataaatatgaagaaaaatatttaaatatttgctcGTATAATACGTAGCTTATATACATttgataaaatactaaaataatgtgATCCACACAATTATTTATGTGAAGAAtatgattgtttgtttttgagtcatggatgtttatttgtatttgtgtatttttaagtaagtatattgtattaaatataacgttgtattgtacccatagtacagcctagtttggggtaagataatttgtgtaagagtagGTATgtcattattcattattattattattaactttaccATTTTATTATTCCGACTGAAGAACTAGCATCCATggtaatgaatatatatatttatattttatatatatatatatatatatatatatatatatatatatatatatatatatatatatatatatatatatatatataaaacacctATATAATCCCATGAAATCAAAATATTCTCTAGCATGTAGCATTCCAATACTATAAAAGGCGTCACACTATTTGACCGTTTATTAGTCGGTAAAAAATAGTGGCTGATTGAATAGCACTGTCGTTCGCCCGTTAATCACCGTAACTGGATATCCACCTTCCACTGAACGTCGaagagaattttaaatattacgttCACTGAATGTGATACGCAATATCAAAGACATTATGAAATTCTTAGATAACATGAAAGTTCGGTGACTAATTGAAAACTTCAAATTATTCTgcttaaatattcttcttttattgtaaattcGTTGGTTATTGGTCTTGTTACTAATGCTCTACATAAATTAAGCTAACTAACTGATATAGTGAAACTCATTACCTCAGTAACTGATAACTGATTTTTATTTggcttgaaaaaataatttattaaggacgcgttttttgtagatttcataggcgccatcatggatttcgattttgatccGATATTctttattgttgaccccgaaaaccatgaaaatgacacccatgaagagaagttggtaaaattcataggcgccatcttggatttcgattttgacccgatattcgtaattgttgaccccgaaaaccacgaaagtgacacccatgaagagaagttgataaaattcataggcgccatcttggatttcgattttgacccgatattcgttattattgaccccgcaaaccatgaaaatgacacccgtgaagagaagttggtaaatttcataggcgccatcttggatttcgatttaatatagaccttatctttagagatgaaaataaatcactaattcttcaaaaaattacagaaacataattttttgaaaatctgtctgcgtacaaaatatgtaaagtatcaaaggcagtattgtagagcttattaaaaaatattcatgttcgtacagcgatctttccgagtacgagctgctgcttacaaccgacacagtgtctac
This is a stretch of genomic DNA from Leptidea sinapis chromosome 15, ilLepSina1.1, whole genome shotgun sequence. It encodes these proteins:
- the LOC126968266 gene encoding transcription elongation factor 1 homolog, yielding MGRRKSKRKPPPKRKAIEPLDQQFNCPFCNHEKSCEVKMDRARNAARIVCRVCLEEYQTTTNVLSEPIDVYNDWVDACESAN